Proteins encoded by one window of Tunturibacter psychrotolerans:
- a CDS encoding CoA-binding protein, whose product MNEPEIIRSTLGVTTAEHPRTIAVIGLSEDSAKPSHYVSAYMQQHGYKLYPINPSIPDVLGEKSYASLSDLPIKPDIVNVFRLPKFIPAIVEEMIQLGLPNLWVQLGIVNREAAARAEAAGIHVVMDHCIMVEHRHLTPR is encoded by the coding sequence ATGAATGAACCGGAGATCATCCGCAGCACCCTGGGCGTCACCACCGCAGAACATCCACGCACGATTGCCGTCATTGGACTCTCGGAAGACTCCGCCAAACCCAGCCACTACGTCTCCGCCTACATGCAGCAGCACGGCTACAAGCTCTACCCCATCAATCCCTCCATCCCCGACGTCCTCGGCGAAAAATCCTACGCCTCTCTCTCAGACCTCCCCATCAAGCCGGACATCGTCAACGTCTTCCGCCTGCCAAAGTTCATCCCCGCCATCGTCGAAGAGATGATCCAGCTCGGTCTCCCAAACCTCTGGGTCCAACTGGGAATCGTCAATCGCGAAGCCGCCGCCCGCGCAGAAGCGGCCGGAATTCACGTCGTTATGGACCACTGCATCATGGTCGAACACCGCCATCTGACACCTAGGTGA
- a CDS encoding DinB family protein, with protein MSTPKPGATKAADPKSTPDEQAPLRKQLIALLDGGQAHSTFDETIRDFPTGHRGTVPPNLPYSAWQLLEHLRITQRDILNFSAPPTGGYHPIAWPDDYWPKSPQPPSSNAWDQSITLIRSDLEHFEALINNPSSDLFKPFRWGDGQNLLREALLVADHTSYHLGELVVLRRLLGAWHK; from the coding sequence GTGAGCACACCCAAGCCGGGCGCAACAAAGGCAGCAGACCCAAAAAGCACACCAGATGAACAAGCACCGTTGCGTAAACAGTTGATCGCGCTCCTGGATGGCGGTCAGGCCCATTCGACCTTCGACGAAACCATCAGAGATTTCCCCACCGGACACCGTGGCACAGTCCCACCCAATCTCCCTTACTCCGCCTGGCAGCTTTTGGAGCATCTTCGCATCACACAGCGCGACATCCTCAACTTCTCCGCGCCTCCAACCGGTGGCTACCACCCCATCGCATGGCCCGACGACTACTGGCCGAAGTCCCCCCAGCCACCCTCATCCAACGCCTGGGATCAGTCCATCACACTCATACGCTCCGACCTCGAACACTTCGAAGCCCTCATCAATAATCCCAGCTCCGATCTCTTCAAACCGTTCCGCTGGGGTGACGGACAAAACCTTCTCCGCGAGGCCCTCCTCGTCGCCGATCACACCTCCTACCATCTCGGCGAACTAGTCGTGCTCCGCCGCCTCCTGGGCGCCTGGCACAAGTAA
- a CDS encoding class I SAM-dependent methyltransferase, whose protein sequence is MYTELTNKPDYGVDAPAVMRNFFLFGAACLLLAIFAPRVLHLGPIELNTRSMYWPAGFLIGEGFLFLLYVKVGKFRHRDFMLSLHPWRGDENVLDVGCGRGLLLAGAAKRIAALSGTGHVTGIDVWSNVDMGGNSAAATQRNLDLEGVSDYCTLLSQPAQQMSFPDATFDVVVSNLCIHNIYDQPTRHQALLQIVRVLKPGGVALISDYKLTGEYATEFRNAGLVVEKKRGSLVTTFPPLTVIIARKPM, encoded by the coding sequence TTGTATACCGAACTCACAAACAAACCCGACTACGGTGTAGACGCGCCCGCAGTCATGCGCAACTTCTTTCTCTTCGGCGCCGCCTGCCTGCTGCTAGCTATCTTCGCGCCACGCGTTCTTCACCTTGGCCCCATCGAGCTCAACACTCGCAGCATGTATTGGCCCGCAGGCTTCCTCATCGGCGAGGGCTTTCTCTTCCTGCTCTACGTCAAGGTAGGAAAATTCCGTCACCGCGACTTCATGCTCAGCCTGCACCCATGGCGTGGCGACGAAAACGTCCTGGACGTAGGCTGTGGCCGAGGCCTTCTCCTCGCAGGAGCAGCCAAACGCATCGCCGCTCTTTCCGGCACCGGCCACGTCACCGGCATCGACGTCTGGTCCAATGTCGACATGGGCGGCAACTCCGCGGCCGCCACCCAGCGCAATCTCGACCTTGAGGGCGTCTCCGACTACTGCACCCTCCTCAGCCAACCCGCACAGCAGATGTCTTTCCCCGACGCCACCTTCGACGTAGTTGTCTCCAATCTCTGCATCCACAACATCTACGACCAGCCAACCCGCCATCAGGCTCTGCTGCAGATCGTCCGCGTACTCAAACCGGGAGGCGTCGCTCTCATCTCCGATTACAAACTCACAGGCGAGTACGCCACGGAGTTTCGTAACGCCGGCCTGGTGGTCGAAAAAAAACGAGGTAGCCTCGTCACGACCTTTCCGCCCCTTACCGTCATTATCGCCCGCAAACCGATGTAA
- the prfB gene encoding peptide chain release factor 2 (programmed frameshift), with protein sequence MLSDLEYSYSPVRDKVRDLREYLDSARLRRELAVIEEKIADPTVWADASRSQPLMRERKRIETLLADDAELARRSDDIEAYFELAREGENTEPDLVREIPALVDFSEKLESKTMLSGETDSLNAIVTVHPGAGGTESQDWAEMLMRMYIRWGERQNFKVEINEVQDGDEAGIKSATFTISGDFAFGLLSGETGVHRLVRISPFDSAKRRHTSFASVFVSPEIDDTIVIDIKTEDLRIDTYRSGGKGGQHVNTTDSAVRITHIPTGLVTGCQNERSQHKNKERAMKMMRSKLYEYELDKKKATARKLEDSKLDIKFGSQIRSYVLQPYRMAKDLRTRVEVGDVDKVLDGDLEPFIRGYLRMRREGNFPAEAIADDDVA encoded by the exons ATGCTTAGCGATCTCGAATACTCCTACTCCCCGGTCCGCGACAAAGTACGCGATCTGCGGGAGTATCTT GACTCGGCCCGACTCCGCCGCGAACTAGCCGTCATTGAAGAAAAAATAGCCGATCCCACCGTGTGGGCCGACGCCTCGCGTTCGCAACCCCTCATGCGCGAACGCAAACGCATCGAAACCCTCCTCGCCGACGACGCTGAACTCGCTCGCCGCTCCGACGACATCGAAGCCTACTTCGAGCTCGCCCGCGAAGGCGAAAACACCGAGCCAGACCTCGTCCGCGAGATTCCCGCCCTTGTAGATTTCTCCGAAAAGCTCGAATCCAAGACCATGCTCTCCGGCGAAACCGATTCGCTCAACGCCATCGTCACCGTACATCCGGGCGCAGGAGGAACCGAGTCCCAGGACTGGGCCGAGATGCTCATGCGCATGTACATCCGCTGGGGCGAGCGCCAGAACTTCAAGGTTGAGATCAACGAAGTTCAGGATGGGGACGAGGCTGGCATCAAATCCGCCACCTTCACCATCTCCGGCGACTTCGCCTTCGGTCTTCTCTCCGGCGAAACCGGCGTCCATCGCCTCGTCCGCATCTCGCCCTTCGACTCCGCCAAGCGTCGCCACACCAGCTTCGCCAGCGTCTTCGTCTCGCCCGAAATCGACGACACCATCGTCATCGACATCAAGACTGAAGACCTCCGCATCGACACCTACCGCTCCGGCGGCAAGGGTGGCCAGCACGTCAACACCACCGACTCCGCCGTTCGCATCACCCACATCCCCACTGGCCTCGTCACGGGCTGCCAGAACGAACGCTCCCAGCACAAGAACAAAGAGCGAGCCATGAAGATGATGCGCTCAAAGCTCTACGAGTACGAACTCGACAAAAAGAAAGCTACAGCTCGCAAGCTCGAAGACTCCAAACTCGACATCAAGTTCGGCTCGCAGATTCGCAGCTACGTCTTGCAGCCCTACCGCATGGCAAAAGACCTACGCACCCGCGTCGAAGTGGGCGATGTCGACAAAGTCCTCGATGGAGACCTGGAGCCCTTCATCCGCGGCTACCTCCGCATGCGTCGCGAGGGCAACTTCCCAGCCGAAGCAATAGCGGATGACGACGTCGCATGA
- the lnt gene encoding apolipoprotein N-acyltransferase produces MAVLSGVLQVLPFPIAGPVPVWRTTFCWIALLPLIWAILANDKNDNPLTLRRAAALGYLCGFVWYMGNCYWIYQTMYLYGGLAKPVAAGILILFCLYLGLYHAVFGTLLAAFRSRFGRQLALLFVPFAWVAVELARARITGLPWDVLGIAQVDNPMLIHLAPITGAYGLSFVIAAVNALWLLRIRLRERRYTRPVLTAAGVIIVVVYILGLRLIANPKPSPTTATATLVQENLEVGAANTGPQPTTQQFLDSFSYLSRYPSTKFLLGTPELPGTQTVYLVRPRASEDADVNVPASTNLIVWPESPAPFEDIDPQFRSAMSALAQSAQAPIIVGNIGFQPNPANKSGYTPYNRASFINADGAFVGHYDKMHLVPFGEYVPFKEFFFFAKNLLNEVGTFEPGAQRTVFSTGGHTYGVFICYESIFGDEIRHLTQQGADVLINISNDGWYGNTSAAWQHLNMVRMRAIENHRWILRATNTGVTAAINPYGRVVSALPRHLRSSLRVHFGYEHGLTFYAEHGDLFAYACALVTTLGLVFSLKSKFT; encoded by the coding sequence ATGGCTGTACTCTCGGGTGTCCTCCAGGTTCTCCCGTTTCCCATCGCAGGGCCCGTGCCTGTCTGGCGAACCACCTTTTGTTGGATCGCACTCCTCCCCCTTATCTGGGCCATTCTCGCTAACGACAAGAACGACAACCCACTTACACTCCGTCGGGCAGCCGCCCTCGGCTATCTCTGCGGCTTCGTCTGGTACATGGGCAACTGCTACTGGATCTACCAGACCATGTATCTCTACGGCGGCCTTGCCAAGCCCGTTGCCGCTGGCATTCTCATTCTCTTTTGTCTGTACCTTGGCCTTTATCACGCTGTCTTTGGTACGTTGCTCGCCGCCTTCCGAAGCCGCTTCGGTCGTCAACTCGCATTGTTATTCGTACCCTTCGCGTGGGTGGCCGTAGAACTAGCCCGAGCCCGCATCACCGGTCTTCCGTGGGATGTTCTCGGCATCGCCCAAGTTGACAACCCAATGTTGATCCACCTGGCGCCCATCACAGGAGCCTACGGCCTCTCCTTCGTCATTGCGGCGGTCAACGCCCTCTGGCTCCTTCGCATCCGCCTTCGCGAGCGCCGCTACACCCGGCCTGTGCTCACCGCGGCGGGAGTCATCATCGTCGTCGTCTATATATTGGGTCTTCGCCTCATCGCAAACCCAAAGCCGTCGCCTACCACCGCGACAGCCACCCTCGTACAGGAGAATCTCGAGGTAGGAGCCGCCAACACCGGCCCGCAGCCGACAACTCAGCAGTTCCTCGACTCCTTCTCCTACCTCAGCCGCTACCCCTCGACGAAGTTTCTCCTGGGAACTCCCGAACTCCCCGGCACTCAGACGGTCTATCTCGTCCGCCCCCGCGCCTCCGAAGATGCCGACGTCAACGTCCCCGCCTCAACCAATCTCATTGTCTGGCCCGAATCGCCCGCTCCCTTCGAAGACATTGACCCCCAATTCCGCTCTGCGATGTCGGCTCTCGCCCAATCAGCGCAAGCTCCTATCATCGTCGGCAACATCGGCTTCCAGCCAAATCCCGCAAACAAATCGGGCTACACACCCTACAACCGCGCCTCCTTCATCAACGCCGACGGCGCCTTCGTCGGCCACTACGACAAGATGCATCTCGTTCCCTTCGGCGAATACGTTCCCTTCAAAGAGTTCTTCTTCTTCGCCAAAAATCTCCTCAACGAAGTAGGCACCTTCGAGCCCGGCGCGCAGCGCACCGTCTTTTCCACCGGTGGCCACACCTACGGCGTCTTCATCTGCTACGAATCCATCTTCGGCGACGAGATCCGTCACCTCACCCAACAGGGCGCCGACGTCCTCATCAATATCTCCAACGACGGCTGGTATGGAAACACCAGCGCCGCATGGCAACATCTCAACATGGTCCGCATGCGCGCCATCGAAAACCATCGCTGGATCCTGCGCGCTACCAACACCGGCGTTACCGCGGCCATCAACCCCTACGGTCGGGTCGTCTCCGCCTTACCACGCCATCTGCGATCCAGTCTCCGCGTCCACTTCGGCTACGAGCACGGCCTCACCTTCTACGCCGAGCATGGCGATCTCTTCGCCTACGCCTGCGCTCTCGTCACCACCCTCGGCCTGGTCTTCAGCCTGAAATCGAAATTCACGTAA
- a CDS encoding APC family permease: protein MGSKQTINKPQSNRVRLVVASSVMLTFISFWRAAAIVLNDLGSSAFYAGGIAEEAVGKAAPWFILGVMLFSFAVRAVYVESCSMFTRGGVYRIVKEALGGTFAKLSVSALMFDYILTGPISGVSAGQYIVGLANELLRLCAAHHWASRLVMHSSGAARQLPIDGTSAAIAALITTYFWWQNTKGIEESSDKALKVMKITTVMVVILLSWGVFSAIHVGAHLPPWPTPGNLHFSKDALGFLKHTGFMRTLGLFGVLMAFGHSVLAMSGEESLAQVNREIEHPKLKNLKRAAIVIAIYSFIFTGIGTLLAVMLIPDTVRVPVYRDNLIAGMAMFMVGPLAVRIGFRVFVVIVGFLILGGAVNTAIVGSTGVLMRVAEDGVLSDWFRKPQRKYGTSFRIVNLVAGLQMFTIFVTRGNVIMLGEAYAFGVIWSFTFNALAMLVLRWKYKGERGWKVPLNIRIGKTEIPLGLLCVFLVLLTTAIVNLFTKSVATVSGIVFAAAFFVIFSLSERDNKRRHDLTTLQMKEHFQLEHQDNVGREALEIRPGAVVVTMRDSAAPFALKWALTHTNTDDQDLVVLAARMMGAGGPEYVDASEQLFSEHEQMLFTKAVSVAESFGKHISLLVVPAGDIFSALVQTANSLDAAAVVSGLSTKLTAEEQAYHVGQAWEALPEPKRQFTFYVIKPDGESLSFHIGPHAPTIEPHEVQLVHRLWLNIRRAPDMEDLHHSDILTYALTRMATEFARDKQGTLKDLQRCIDESHHRRGLGGARHEELDEAGPGYAIRAPKTAHITDDHEANTVKTK, encoded by the coding sequence ATGGGATCTAAACAAACTATCAACAAGCCACAATCGAACCGCGTTCGCCTGGTGGTGGCGTCGTCGGTCATGCTCACCTTCATTTCGTTCTGGCGAGCCGCGGCAATTGTGCTCAACGACCTGGGCTCCTCGGCGTTTTATGCGGGCGGCATTGCGGAAGAGGCGGTGGGTAAGGCTGCGCCGTGGTTCATTCTGGGCGTGATGCTGTTCAGTTTTGCGGTGCGTGCGGTTTATGTCGAGAGCTGCAGCATGTTCACGCGGGGCGGCGTTTACCGGATTGTGAAGGAGGCGTTGGGCGGGACTTTTGCGAAGCTGAGCGTCTCGGCGCTGATGTTCGACTATATTCTGACGGGACCTATCTCGGGCGTCTCGGCCGGGCAGTACATTGTGGGTCTGGCGAATGAACTGTTGCGGCTTTGCGCCGCGCATCACTGGGCCAGCAGGCTTGTGATGCATTCGAGCGGGGCGGCTCGACAGTTGCCGATCGACGGTACTTCTGCTGCGATTGCCGCGCTGATCACTACCTACTTCTGGTGGCAGAACACTAAAGGGATTGAAGAGTCCAGCGATAAGGCGCTGAAGGTGATGAAGATCACGACCGTGATGGTTGTGATCCTGCTTTCGTGGGGAGTATTTTCGGCGATTCATGTAGGAGCGCACCTGCCGCCCTGGCCAACGCCTGGCAATCTTCACTTCAGTAAGGACGCTCTTGGATTTCTGAAGCACACGGGATTCATGCGGACGCTTGGTTTGTTCGGCGTCCTGATGGCGTTTGGGCACTCCGTCCTTGCGATGAGCGGCGAGGAATCACTGGCGCAGGTGAACCGCGAGATCGAACACCCGAAGCTGAAGAACCTGAAGCGTGCAGCGATCGTGATCGCGATCTACAGCTTCATTTTTACCGGCATTGGCACGTTGCTGGCTGTGATGTTGATTCCGGACACGGTGCGGGTGCCGGTGTATCGCGACAACCTTATCGCCGGGATGGCAATGTTTATGGTGGGTCCGCTGGCAGTGCGGATCGGCTTCCGAGTCTTTGTGGTGATCGTGGGATTTCTGATTCTTGGTGGAGCAGTGAATACCGCAATCGTCGGTTCGACTGGCGTGCTGATGCGGGTTGCCGAGGATGGAGTCCTGTCAGACTGGTTTCGCAAGCCGCAACGCAAATACGGAACCAGCTTTCGCATCGTGAACCTGGTTGCCGGGCTGCAGATGTTCACGATCTTCGTGACTCGAGGCAACGTCATCATGTTGGGCGAAGCCTACGCGTTTGGCGTGATCTGGAGCTTTACCTTCAATGCCCTTGCGATGCTTGTGCTGCGGTGGAAGTACAAGGGTGAACGTGGCTGGAAGGTGCCACTTAATATTCGAATCGGAAAGACAGAGATCCCTCTGGGACTACTTTGTGTCTTCCTGGTTCTGCTTACGACTGCAATTGTTAATTTATTTACGAAATCGGTTGCTACGGTAAGTGGGATTGTCTTTGCAGCTGCATTCTTTGTGATTTTTTCTCTCTCGGAGAGAGACAATAAACGTCGGCACGACCTGACGACGCTGCAGATGAAAGAGCACTTTCAACTGGAGCATCAGGATAATGTAGGCCGTGAAGCGCTTGAGATTCGACCGGGTGCGGTAGTGGTGACGATGCGCGATTCCGCCGCGCCTTTCGCGTTGAAGTGGGCTTTGACGCACACGAATACGGACGATCAGGACCTGGTAGTGCTGGCCGCCCGAATGATGGGTGCCGGAGGGCCGGAGTATGTCGATGCATCCGAGCAGTTATTCAGCGAGCATGAACAGATGCTATTTACCAAAGCTGTTTCGGTAGCGGAAAGCTTCGGGAAGCATATTTCTCTATTGGTAGTTCCTGCCGGAGATATCTTTTCGGCGCTCGTGCAGACGGCTAACTCACTGGATGCAGCGGCTGTGGTTTCTGGACTCTCGACTAAGCTTACGGCTGAGGAGCAGGCCTACCATGTTGGCCAGGCATGGGAGGCACTCCCTGAGCCAAAGCGACAGTTTACTTTTTATGTCATCAAACCGGATGGCGAGTCACTTAGCTTCCACATTGGACCGCACGCACCTACTATCGAACCGCACGAAGTACAGCTGGTGCATCGTCTCTGGCTTAATATTCGGCGTGCGCCGGATATGGAGGACTTGCATCACAGTGACATCCTTACCTACGCGCTGACCCGCATGGCGACTGAGTTTGCACGAGACAAACAAGGAACCCTGAAAGATCTGCAAAGGTGCATTGATGAGTCTCATCATCGTCGTGGCCTCGGGGGGGCGCGGCACGAGGAGCTGGATGAAGCAGGACCTGGGTATGCGATTCGCGCTCCGAAAACGGCACATATAACAGACGACCATGAAGCTAATACAGTCAAAACGAAATAG
- a CDS encoding class I SAM-dependent methyltransferase, which translates to MKHLQTQDSLRILDIGPTSSTNINYITSLGHSIYMASVVDEASKPEWLTPGKEGEPPSFDVDRFLESNLNFSGRVFDVVIFWDTADYLPEPLIAPVLSRIHKVLQPGGLMLAFFHQTSSPETFFCRYHLTDTDVVEMQRAGNYPLLNVFNNRKIENLLSEFSNFRFFLAKDSLREVIITR; encoded by the coding sequence ATGAAGCACCTGCAGACGCAGGACTCACTACGCATCCTCGACATTGGACCCACTTCGTCCACCAACATCAACTACATCACCAGCCTCGGCCACAGCATCTACATGGCAAGCGTCGTCGACGAAGCATCGAAACCGGAGTGGCTCACTCCCGGCAAAGAGGGCGAGCCACCCAGCTTCGATGTCGATCGATTTCTTGAGAGCAATCTCAACTTTTCCGGCCGCGTATTCGACGTCGTCATCTTCTGGGACACAGCTGATTATCTTCCGGAGCCTCTCATTGCGCCAGTACTGTCCCGTATCCACAAGGTGCTTCAACCTGGCGGTCTTATGCTTGCTTTCTTTCACCAGACAAGCAGTCCGGAGACATTCTTCTGTCGATATCATCTGACCGATACCGACGTAGTGGAAATGCAGCGTGCGGGGAACTACCCATTGCTCAACGTCTTCAATAATCGCAAGATTGAAAACCTGCTCAGTGAGTTTAGTAACTTCCGATTCTTTCTCGCAAAAGACAGCCTTCGCGAGGTCATTATCACCCGATGA
- a CDS encoding bactofilin family protein — MKPAEGSTVIGKSVVIRGQLSGDEDLYIDGDIEGTITLKDSGLTIGPNARVRADVTVRDVTVFGHLTGNVQATGRVDLRQSAIVNGDILAGRLCIEESAILKGSVELKQASGTQSKSSASAATPSAPVEASAPLFTQPQA, encoded by the coding sequence ATGAAACCAGCAGAGGGTTCCACCGTCATCGGTAAGTCGGTCGTCATCCGGGGACAACTCTCCGGAGATGAGGACCTTTACATCGACGGAGACATCGAAGGAACCATCACCCTCAAGGACAGCGGTTTGACCATCGGGCCCAACGCACGCGTTCGCGCCGATGTCACCGTCCGCGACGTCACCGTATTTGGTCATCTTACAGGCAACGTGCAGGCCACAGGCCGCGTCGATCTGCGCCAGTCCGCAATCGTCAACGGGGACATCCTCGCAGGTCGGCTCTGCATCGAAGAGAGTGCCATTTTGAAGGGAAGTGTAGAGCTAAAGCAAGCCTCCGGAACGCAATCTAAGTCCTCAGCTTCCGCCGCAACACCCTCTGCGCCAGTCGAGGCGAGCGCTCCTTTGTTCACTCAACCACAGGCATAG
- the menC gene encoding o-succinylbenzoate synthase yields MLNIDAIHLREINLPLAHPFETSFGLTTSRRILLVELESEGLTAWGECVAGEHPYFSDETIDTAWIITESELAPRLLEADVERGGSCPDIFRQVRGHRMAKAALENAVWDLEAQVKRVSLADLLGGTRDVIPCGVSIGIQPSPAHLMDKIATELAAGYQRIKLKCKPGWDVKIFEAVRDRWPDITLSCDANSAYRMKDVEDIVDWDRFDLLMIEQPLWYDDFYFHSMLQKRLLTSICLDESIRNRRDALAAIDMESCRIINIKLGRVGGFSEAIAVHNAAEERAIPVWCGGMLETGIGRSHNIALSSLPNFSLPGDVSASSRYWEQDIIEPEVTVSDRGEITVPTTPGRGFEVQRDRIEALTVRRQTLHAKARVTA; encoded by the coding sequence ATGCTCAACATCGATGCGATTCACCTCCGCGAGATCAACCTGCCGCTCGCTCATCCCTTTGAAACCAGCTTCGGCCTCACCACCAGCCGCCGCATTCTCCTCGTAGAACTCGAATCTGAAGGTCTCACTGCATGGGGTGAGTGCGTTGCCGGCGAACACCCTTACTTTAGCGATGAGACCATCGACACCGCCTGGATCATCACAGAGTCAGAACTTGCCCCTCGCCTGCTTGAGGCTGATGTAGAGCGCGGCGGCAGTTGTCCCGATATCTTCCGCCAGGTCCGCGGCCATCGCATGGCGAAAGCTGCGTTGGAAAATGCCGTCTGGGATCTCGAAGCACAGGTGAAGCGTGTCTCGCTCGCAGATCTCCTCGGCGGAACCCGCGACGTAATTCCCTGTGGAGTTTCGATCGGCATCCAGCCCTCGCCCGCTCATCTGATGGACAAGATTGCCACCGAACTCGCCGCCGGCTATCAACGCATCAAGTTGAAATGCAAGCCAGGCTGGGACGTGAAAATCTTCGAAGCCGTCCGCGACCGGTGGCCCGACATCACGCTCAGCTGCGATGCCAACTCCGCCTACCGTATGAAAGACGTAGAAGACATCGTCGATTGGGACCGCTTCGATCTCCTCATGATCGAGCAGCCTCTCTGGTACGACGACTTCTACTTCCACTCCATGCTGCAGAAGCGCCTGCTCACCTCCATCTGCCTCGACGAGTCCATTCGCAATCGACGCGACGCTCTCGCCGCCATCGACATGGAGTCCTGTCGCATCATCAACATCAAGCTAGGTCGGGTCGGCGGCTTCAGCGAGGCCATCGCCGTGCATAATGCCGCAGAAGAGCGCGCCATCCCGGTCTGGTGCGGCGGAATGTTGGAAACAGGCATCGGCCGTTCGCACAATATTGCGCTCTCTTCGCTGCCGAACTTCTCGCTCCCCGGCGACGTCTCCGCCTCCAGCAGGTACTGGGAGCAGGACATCATTGAGCCGGAGGTCACAGTGAGCGATCGAGGGGAGATCACCGTACCAACCACACCCGGCAGAGGATTCGAAGTGCAACGTGACCGGATCGAAGCCCTGACCGTTCGTCGGCAAACGCTCCACGCGAAGGCCCGCGTGACGGCCTGA
- a CDS encoding GNAT family N-acetyltransferase, with protein MNESPQTAIHIQSLTSLEHFERCVVLQLEVWGYSDGDVIPRRVFVVAQRIGGQVLGAFDGDTIVGFAMSLPGYRDGKPYLHSHMLAVLPQYRNSGIGRRLKLAQRDEAIARGFELMEWTFDPLEIRNSHLNISRLGVIVRRYQADFYGPSSSPLQGGLPTDRLYAEWWLRSGRVTDLLRGEPQPQQILERITVPHTIYQWKQDPQQRSLAQTLQSNNRAALESAFKRGLAVVGYERDAQGNGNFLLGLWK; from the coding sequence ATGAACGAGAGCCCCCAAACTGCCATCCACATTCAGTCCCTTACCAGCCTTGAGCACTTTGAGCGCTGCGTCGTCCTTCAGCTCGAGGTTTGGGGTTACAGCGACGGTGATGTCATTCCACGGCGCGTCTTCGTCGTTGCGCAGCGCATCGGCGGCCAGGTTCTCGGAGCCTTCGACGGCGACACCATCGTGGGCTTCGCGATGTCCTTGCCGGGCTACCGCGACGGCAAACCCTATCTCCATTCGCACATGCTCGCCGTTCTGCCGCAGTACCGCAACTCCGGCATCGGCCGCCGCCTCAAACTCGCCCAGCGCGACGAAGCCATCGCACGCGGCTTCGAACTGATGGAGTGGACCTTCGATCCTCTGGAGATCAGGAACTCGCACCTGAACATCAGCCGGCTCGGCGTCATCGTTCGGCGCTACCAGGCAGATTTCTATGGCCCCTCATCCTCCCCATTGCAGGGAGGCCTCCCGACCGATAGGCTATATGCGGAGTGGTGGCTGCGCTCCGGCCGCGTAACCGATCTGCTACGCGGCGAGCCACAGCCGCAGCAGATCCTCGAACGCATTACAGTCCCGCACACCATCTACCAATGGAAGCAGGACCCCCAGCAGCGAAGCCTCGCGCAAACCCTGCAGAGTAATAACCGGGCGGCGCTCGAATCGGCATTCAAGCGCGGTTTGGCCGTGGTTGGCTACGAACGGGATGCTCAGGGCAATGGCAATTTCCTCCTGGGTCTCTGGAAATAA
- the mazG gene encoding nucleoside triphosphate pyrophosphohydrolase: MSESNPENLPQRAASVSTDSIGEAVAIMARLRAPDGCPWDREQTFDSIKRHTLEETYEVFDAIERRAWPDLKDELGDLLLQVLFYAQMASEAGHFDIHDVAENLNAKLIRRHPHIFAGAEAADANAVLRNWEHIKQTEKKASASTQAPMLDDIPRSMPALMEAGKLGSRAAKVGFDWPDTDGLFDKLHEEIGELKAELDPPSSPRSPGAIEAELGDILFTAVNLARHLKVDPESALRTTNAKFRRRFAAMESAAGSSAALAASTPDQLETLWNQAKNAATEPTRS; encoded by the coding sequence ATGTCCGAGTCCAACCCTGAGAATCTCCCCCAGAGGGCCGCTTCCGTTTCCACAGACTCAATTGGTGAGGCTGTAGCGATCATGGCGCGGCTGCGCGCCCCCGATGGCTGTCCCTGGGACCGCGAGCAGACCTTCGACTCTATCAAGCGACACACACTCGAAGAAACCTACGAGGTCTTCGACGCTATCGAACGCCGCGCCTGGCCTGACCTAAAGGATGAGCTCGGCGATCTACTGCTCCAAGTCCTCTTCTACGCGCAGATGGCCTCCGAGGCCGGCCACTTCGACATCCATGACGTAGCAGAAAATCTGAATGCCAAGCTCATTCGCCGCCATCCCCACATTTTTGCTGGTGCCGAAGCGGCTGATGCGAACGCCGTTCTGCGCAATTGGGAGCACATCAAACAGACCGAGAAGAAAGCATCCGCATCAACACAAGCCCCGATGCTGGACGACATCCCACGCTCGATGCCAGCCTTGATGGAGGCGGGTAAACTCGGCTCCCGAGCAGCAAAAGTGGGATTCGATTGGCCTGACACCGACGGCCTCTTCGACAAGCTGCACGAGGAAATCGGCGAACTCAAGGCTGAACTCGATCCGCCCTCAAGCCCTAGATCCCCGGGCGCGATCGAAGCAGAGCTGGGGGACATTCTCTTCACAGCCGTCAATCTCGCCCGACATCTCAAGGTTGACCCCGAATCGGCTCTGCGCACCACGAACGCAAAGTTTCGTCGGCGCTTCGCTGCAATGGAGTCTGCCGCGGGCAGCAGTGCCGCTCTGGCCGCGTCCACCCCCGATCAGCTCGAAACACTATGGAATCAGGCGAAGAACGCCGCCACCGAACCCACAAGGTCATGA